In Patescibacteria group bacterium, a single window of DNA contains:
- a CDS encoding MarR family transcriptional regulator, which yields MSKKREKLLQEASQQLADVFVGPLRQMHNEHKAKNFKKEFHFGHQRARLLFALEKNQDGVPVKELAMKLNVTPGAVTQLVDKLVEKKMVERMEDKKDRRVFNISLSRFAKNRIREIKTNYLKNISSGFNDFSDEELEQFINLLKKVITTHS from the coding sequence ATGAGTAAGAAAAGAGAGAAATTACTACAGGAAGCTTCTCAACAATTGGCTGACGTTTTTGTTGGTCCACTTCGCCAAATGCACAATGAACACAAAGCAAAAAATTTTAAAAAAGAATTTCATTTTGGACATCAGAGAGCAAGACTTTTATTTGCACTTGAAAAGAACCAAGACGGTGTCCCTGTTAAAGAACTTGCAATGAAACTTAATGTCACTCCTGGAGCTGTTACTCAACTTGTTGATAAATTGGTCGAGAAAAAAATGGTTGAAAGAATGGAAGATAAAAAAGACAGGAGAGTTTTTAATATAAGTTTGTCGCGCTTTGCAAAAAACAGAATTAGGGAAATAAAAACAAATTATTTAAAAAATATTTCCAGCGGATTTAATGATTTTAGCGATGAAGAATTAGAGCAGTTTATAAATTTACTTAAAAAGGTGATTACGACACATTCGTGA
- a CDS encoding GIY-YIG nuclease family protein, which translates to MWFVYILLCQDNSFYTGITNNLSKRFKAHKNGKGAAYTKSHKPVKIIYQEKFPDKSSALKREIEIKKWPKKKKELLISS; encoded by the coding sequence ATGTGGTTTGTCTACATTCTTCTTTGCCAAGATAATTCTTTTTATACAGGCATTACAAATAATTTATCCAAAAGATTTAAGGCTCATAAAAACGGAAAAGGTGCAGCTTACACAAAATCTCACAAACCTGTAAAAATTATTTACCAAGAAAAATTTCCTGATAAATCTTCTGCTTTAAAAAGAGAAATAGAAATTAAGAAATGGCCAAAGAAGAAAAAAGAACTTTTAATTTCTTCTTAA
- a CDS encoding phosphatase PAP2 family protein, with protein MIKKLKIFFKKHEKSLLIISFVYLIGVCAYMIIHRSWFSPDQFFAFAIFGALLAGRIKMFLFDWIPFLLFFFGYEFLRGIVPHINSNVHILTMIRIDRFIFGTVPTIKLQQLFYNPNHLQWYDYFLVTCYIAYFVMPMLVGYYFWIKDRAFFKKFSLAFVLLAYACFITFIIFPAMPPWMASGQGYLPPIEEVTGHVMAHFLPSQLSLPTVYQLVSADPVAAFPSLHAAVPTLIFLFLFKKYKKRALLFLPYLFGVWIAVIYLGEHYFTDVLFGAIYATTVFLLVNHWSFIKKKLKVLFSSLAIS; from the coding sequence GTGATTAAAAAATTAAAAATATTTTTTAAAAAGCACGAGAAAAGTTTATTAATTATCTCTTTTGTTTATCTTATTGGAGTTTGTGCTTATATGATAATTCATCGGTCATGGTTTTCTCCTGATCAATTTTTTGCGTTTGCGATATTTGGAGCACTACTTGCCGGGCGAATTAAAATGTTTTTATTTGACTGGATTCCTTTCTTACTTTTTTTCTTTGGATACGAATTTTTAAGAGGAATAGTGCCGCATATTAATAGCAATGTGCATATTTTAACAATGATACGTATTGATAGATTTATTTTTGGGACTGTGCCAACAATAAAACTGCAACAGCTTTTTTATAATCCAAATCATTTACAGTGGTATGATTATTTTTTGGTTACCTGCTATATCGCCTACTTTGTTATGCCGATGCTTGTTGGATATTATTTTTGGATAAAAGATAGAGCTTTTTTTAAAAAGTTTTCGCTTGCTTTTGTACTACTAGCTTATGCATGTTTTATAACTTTTATAATATTCCCCGCAATGCCACCTTGGATGGCATCAGGACAAGGATATTTGCCGCCAATTGAAGAAGTAACAGGACATGTCATGGCCCATTTTTTGCCGTCACAACTATCTCTTCCTACCGTTTATCAATTGGTTTCAGCTGACCCCGTTGCTGCATTCCCCTCTCTTCATGCAGCTGTTCCGACACTTATATTTTTGTTTTTATTTAAAAAATATAAAAAGCGCGCACTTTTGTTTTTGCCATATTTGTTTGGAGTATGGATTGCAGTAATTTATTTGGGAGAACATTATTTTACAGATGTTTTGTTTGGGGCAATTTATGCAACAACGGTTTTTTTGCTGGTAAACCATTGGAGTTTTATTAAGAAGAAATTAAAAGTTCTTTTTTCTTCTTTGGCCATTTCTTAA